In Fusarium oxysporum f. sp. lycopersici 4287 chromosome 2, whole genome shotgun sequence, a genomic segment contains:
- a CDS encoding hypothetical protein (At least one base has a quality score < 10), translated as MATGQQRRADRLNERLRGAQRANIEDDSFNLDIAGLNIAGSTPAAPAPAPPTSSARRTPNTSAKRRRLENEAPPSAQAQGSARRRSPRSRDPYDLPETSKEPGARDTTGESREEEEPSLDVVEEPEAEPEEEEEVEPEPQPDSELPSPEVEAPNENEVEVELPVLPNNESSEQPSQRRSSRRSLEQIAQDVANKRQDVRMSEAISSTTRLHTTLQEDDAPPSSSPLVRKVRRSEGPTIIRSRLSQRRSSRLAEQDEEEDELSPNRADHAPADDEQSDDATEEAEPEEEQIEEEPVAEEEAQEEEEVVAEAIDAVEAAKALGRKRPRRSLPSQSPVAEPQEQAEEEETEAPAAKRRRGRPSRSPATQKQPATKSIYPYQNQGQLKRSHCRNSDGSAIEVTVQRFVNVKKFIKGDDEEEDQLAVDLPFTTTGVTAVDVFAQACLEVIDGTVAKFFEALQNTEEKDKKKECRIKIRALEAYKEELTSRLLQLSIHLMDWQSLRKRVRLVQREKLSLREEILRLKAEREQVALKMDAVRIKHEEDTKESKYRLDTSAIMHDIDMAVERGRDAPELSRAQEKKADLANLELLVARITDEASSSSSAGGMLQQVKNFNAFLERAAIALETR; from the exons ATGGCCACAG GCCAACAGCGCCGCGCTGACCGGCTGAACGAGCGTCTACGAGGTGCCCA GCGTGCCAACATCGAAGATGACtccttcaacctcgacaTCGCTGGTCTCAACATAGCTGGCTCGACTCCCGCCGCACCTGCACCCGCACCACCCACATCGTCAGCCCGCCGAACACCAAATACATCTGCtaagagaagaagattggagAACGAAGCGCCGCCGTCTGCACAAGCGCAAGGAAGCGCACGGAGACGCTCGCCTCGATCGAGAGACCCCTACGATCTACCAGAAACATCTAAGGAACCTGGCGCGCGGGATACGACAGGTGAATCAcgagaggaggaagagccGAGTCTTGATGTGGTAGAGGAGCCGGAAGCAGAAcccgaggaggaagaggaagtcGAACCGGAGCCACAGCCAGACTCCGAATTACCGAGCCCAGAAGTCGAAGCGCCAAACGAGAacgaagttgaagttgagttACCGGTGCTACCGAATAATGAATCTTCCGAACAACCATCGCAACGACGGTCGAGCCGCAGGTCACTGGAACAGATTGCGCAAGATGTTGCGAACAAGCGACAGGACGTACGCATGAGCGAGGCCATATCGTCAACGACACGATTGCACACGACGCTACAAGAGGACGATGCACCGCCTTCCTCATCGCCGCTGGTGCGCAAGGTGCGACGGAGTGAAGGTCCCACCATAATTCGGTCGAGACTATCACAAAGGCGATCTTCGAGGCTTGCtgagcaagatgaagaagaagacgagctTTCACCAAATCGAGCGGATCACGCCCCTGCGGATGATGAACAATCAGATGATGcaacagaagaagcagaaccTGAAGAGGAGCAGATTGAAGAGGAGCCCgtggcagaggaggaggcacaggaggaagaagaggtgGTAGCGGAAGCTATCGATGCTGTCGAAGCGGCTAAGGCACTTGGAAGAAAACGGCCTCGAAGAAGTCTACCGTCTCAATCACCTGTTGCGGAGCCCCAGGAgcaagcagaagaagaggaaaccGAAGCACCAGCAGCGAAACGACGTCGAGGACGACCATCGAGAAGCCCCGCAACACAGAAACAACCAGCCACCAAATCCATCTACCCCTATCAAAACCAAGGACAACTCAAGAGAAGCCACTGCCGAAACAG CGACGGTTCAGCAATCGAGGTCACAGTTCAGCGCTTCGTCAAcgtcaagaagttcatcaaaggcgacgatgaagaagaagatcaactCGCGGTGGATCTGCCTTTTACAACAACTGGAGTAACAGCGGTGGATGTGTTTGCACAAGCTTGCTTGGAAGTCATCGACGGTACGGTTGCGAAGTTCTTTGAGGCGCTACAGAATACCGAGGAGAAAGATAAGAAGAAAGAATGTCGGATCAAGATCCGGGCACTTGAGGCGTACAAGGAGGAGCTCACGTCTCGATTATTACAATTG TCAATTCACCTCATGGACTGGCAATCATTACGGAAGCGTGTTCGTCTGGTACAGCGAGAGAAGCTCTCTTTGCGAGAAGAGATATTACGTCTCAAAGCAGAGAGGGAACAAGTTGCGCTCAAGATGGATGCTGTACGCATCAAGCACGAAGAGGACACCAAAGAGTCAAAA TACCGACTCGATACCTCAGCTATAATGCATGACATAGACATGGCAGTCGAACGGGGACGAGACGCCCCTGAACTATCACGCGCCCAGGAGAAAAAGGCCGATCTGGCTAacctcgagcttctcgtCGCACGCATCACAGACGAAGCCAGCTCATCGAGCTCCGCAGGCGGTATGCTCCAACAAGTCAAAAACTTCAACGCCTTTCTCGAGCGCGCAGCAATTGCTCTAGAAACGAGATGA
- a CDS encoding CDK-activating kinase assembly factor MAT1 yields the protein MSRAGVSIRHATDLNAPPPPDQDETCPVCKTTRYFNRDMEFRINPECYHRMCKTCVERIFKDGPNQCPYAGCHKTLRLRGFKTAFFADLAVEREVDIRRRVAAVFNKVEEDFETLNDYNEYLEMVECLTCDLVYGTDEQRRKAEAQLGEWEAKHKQDIERNRRLARETDDARQRRIAAEEEEARQRRLLERQEELEEKANAKRFREEMLDSLQSAEMGRATEAMDKIMLKKRGHNKRDAALGAAGSSGLSIRGLREKKAVVVENKPYDPYGGVRVMPERVDLAPEKLATYSNEWVEITRTKPEFKAGGYSPDEYLTRALFEAFSGLGVFVDEEKVEKSVATAGAKEAAVTGDTGGRMDVDDPF from the coding sequence ATGTCTCGCGCAGGCGTCTCAATACGCCACGCCACAGATCTCAACGCGCCTCCACCGCCAGACCAAGACGAGACATGTCCCGTATGCAAGACAACACGCTACTTCAACCGGGACATGGAATTCCGCATCAACCCGGAGTGCTACCACCGCATGTGCAAAACCTGCGTCGAGCGAATCTTTAAAGATGGTCCCAACCAATGTCCCTACGCCGGCTGCCACAAGACCCTTCGTCTTCGCGGTTTCAAGACCGCTTTCTTCGCGGATCTTGCCGTGGAGCGTGAAGTTGATATTCGGAGACGAGTGGCGGCAGTGTTTaacaaggttgaggaggacTTTGAGACGCTGAATGATTATAATGAGTACCTGGAGATGGTGGAGTGTTTGACGTGTGACCTCGTTTATGGCACCGACGAACAGAGGAGGAAGGCTGAGGCGCAACTTGGCGAGTGGGAGGCGAAACACAAGCAGGACATTGAGCGCAACAGACGTCTTGCGCGCGAAACAGACGATGCTCGCCAGCGCCGCATCgcagcagaggaagaagaagcccgaCAGCGACGATTACTTgaacgacaagaagaactcGAAGAAAAAGCCAACGCCAAGCGCTTCCGTGAAGAGATGCTCGACTCTCTCCAAAGCGCCGAGATGGGTCGCGCAACAGAAGCGATGGACAAGATTATGCTCAAGAAACGAGGACACAACAAGCGCGACGCAGCACTCGGCGCAGCAGGAAGCAGCGGTCTCTCTATCAGAGGACTGcgcgagaagaaggctgtCGTTGTGGAGAACAAGCCATACGATCCGTACGGCGGCGTGCGTGTCATGCCAGAGCGCGTAGACCTTGCGCCGGAGAAACTAGCGACGTATAGCAATGAGTGGGTCGAGATCACAAGGACGAAGCCCGAGTTCAAGGCTGGAGGGTACAGTCCTGATGAGTATCTCACTCGAGCTTTGTTCGAGGCTTTTTCAGGGCTGGGTGTGTTTGTggatgaggagaaggttgagaagagtGTTGCTACGGCGGGCGCGAAAGAAGCGGCTGTGACGGGAGATACAGGGGGCAGAATGGACGTCGATGATCCGTTCTAG
- a CDS encoding hypothetical protein (At least one base has a quality score < 10) — MVRSTHAELNLDVGIDRLAAQIQGRNIRHYAHYLAERARAYEKTKTDWVRASESRLEKLSVEKGLLRETEIVQHQLEALLKCDVMENEPENEITITVFRLLVLDLLALFQVLNQGLISILGNFFEMSKVDAERAMAIYRKFTKQTDYVVQYLSVARQHEHHTRVEVPKLKHAPVNLGRQLEEYLHDPDFEVHRRQYLAEQDVKKIGGGSSSKQGGLSKKKSTDFPEPASNNPFPKITSSSSGNRAPESKPQANKGPDPDLIDFFDSIEQNQTPMSMNPQPQQQTFQQQPTGMPFQQNGFAAQPTGFASNSPFQQPQQTGFMQPQQPQIQQPQIQLQPDFTGAGFGGFTPQQAFQPSSLAPIPQDSMASFPNAAPQIQQPVQNGSPQGLQPMQTGSTNPFRQSMLMAQQTGLPSSATTPALNRQSTNPFARTSPQQNTSPFAQASNSPFQSPSPQQPQQQPALQPTPTGTNPFARNSMMPAPNQEQRPQTAGAALAPQPTGTTNPFRNGAFVNHNTGMGWQANQQPIGGGLDQLPTVPVFPRPAQQTPWQQ; from the exons ATGGTACGTTCCACGCATGCCGAACTGAATCTGGACGTGGGGATTGACAGATTGGCAGCACAAATCCAAGGACGAAACATTCGACATTATGCCCACTACCTAGCTGAGCGAGCTCGCGCATAcgagaagacgaagacggaTTGGGTGCGCGCTTCTGAGTCAAGACTTGAGAAGCTTTCGGTTGAGAAGGGATTGTTACGGGAGACGGAAATCGTTCAACACCAACTTGAGGCTTTACTAAAATGCGAC GTGATGGAGAATGAGCCAGAGAATGAAATCACTATAACTGTTTTCCGACTGCTTGTCTTGGATCTCTTGGCACTATTTCAGGTTCTCAACCAAGGACTCATCAGCATTCTTG GTAACTTTTTCGAAATGTCAAAGGTGGATGCCGAACGTGCTATGGCCATTTATCGGAAATTCACGAAGCAAACAGACTACGTCGTCCAATATCTGAGCGTAGCTCGTCAGCACGAACACCACACTCGAGTCGAGGTGCCGAAGCTCAAGCACGCTCCTGTCAATCTTGGACGCCAGCTGGAGGAGTATCTTCACGATCCCGATTTCGAGGTCCACCGAAGACAATATTTGGCCGAGCAGGACGTGAAGAAGATTGGTGGAGGTTCAAGCTCGAAGCAAGGAGGTctcagcaagaagaagagcacCGATTTCCCCGAACCAGCGTCCAACAACCCCTTTCCCAAAATCACCTCGTCTTCGAGCGGTAATAGGGCACCAGAGTCAAAACCGCAAGCCAACAAGGGTCCTGATCCCGATCTGATCGACTTCTTCGACTCTATCGAACAGAACCAGACACCGATGAGCATGAaccctcagcctcaacaacagactTTCCAACAGCAGCCGACAGGCATGCCGTTTCAACAGAACGGTTTCGCCGCTCAGCCTACTGGATTTGCCTCCAACAGTCCATtccaacagcctcagcaaACTGGGTTCATGCAACCGCAGCAACCTCAGATCCAGCAACCCCAGATCCAATTGCAGCCCGACTTCACCGGAGCTGGTTTCGGAGGGTTCACTCCTCAACAAGCCTTTCAACCAAGCTCACTCGCACCAATCCCTCAGGATTCAATGGCCAGCTTTCCCAACGCTGCCCCTCAGATTCAACAACCCGTTCAGAATGGATCGCCTCAGGGGCTTCAACCGATGCAAACAGGAAGCACCAACCCCTTCCGCCAGTCTATGCTCATGGCTCAACAAACGGgtcttccatcatctgctACAACACCTGCTCTAAATCGCCAATCTACAAACCCATTCGCTCGAACATCACCACAGCAAAACACTTCTCCTTTCGCCCAAGCTTCAAATTCGCCTTTCCAATCAccatctcctcaacagccacagCAACAACCTGCTCTTCAACCTACACCAACCGGCACAAACCCCTTTGCACGCAACTCCATGATGCCAGCGCCAAACCAAGAACAACGTCCACAAACAGCTGGCGCTGCTCTCGCTCCTCAACCGACCGGTACAACCAACCCCTTCCGAAACGGCGCCTTTGTCAACCACAACACAGGTATGGGATGGCAAGCTAACCAGCAGCCTATCGGAGGAGGCCTCGACCAACTCCCAACAGTACCTGTATTCCCTCGTCCAGCTCAACAGACACCTTGGCAGCAATAA
- a CDS encoding hypothetical protein (At least one base has a quality score < 10) produces the protein MIREGSPDVTLAFLSTHRNVLAISSFTDAQIQGRNIRHYAHYLAERARAYEKTKTDWVRASESRLEKLSVEKGLLRETEIVQHQLEALLKCDVMENEPENEITITVFRLLVLDLLALFQVLNQGLISILGNFFEMSKVDAERAMAIYRKFTKQTDYVVQYLSVARQHEHHTRVEVPKLKHAPVNLGRQLEEYLHDPDFEVHRRQYLAEQDVKKIGGGSSSKQGGLSKKKSTDFPEPASNNPFPKITSSSSGNRAPESKPQANKGPDPDLIDFFDSIEQNQTPMSMNPQPQQQTFQQQPTGMPFQQNGFAAQPTGFASNSPFQQPQQTGFMQPQQPQIQQPQIQLQPDFTGAGFGGFTPQQAFQPSSLAPIPQDSMASFPNAAPQIQQPVQNGSPQGLQPMQTGSTNPFRQSMLMAQQTGLPSSATTPALNRQSTNPFARTSPQQNTSPFAQASNSPFQSPSPQQPQQQPALQPTPTGTNPFARNSMMPAPNQEQRPQTAGAALAPQPTGTTNPFRNGAFVNHNTGMGWQANQQPIGGGLDQLPTVPVFPRPAQQTPWQQ, from the exons ATGATCAGAGAGGGATCTCCCGATGTTACACTCGCCTTCCTTTCGACGCATCGCAATGTGCTAGCGATTAGCAGCTTTACAGATG CACAAATCCAAGGACGAAACATTCGACATTATGCCCACTACCTAGCTGAGCGAGCTCGCGCATAcgagaagacgaagacggaTTGGGTGCGCGCTTCTGAGTCAAGACTTGAGAAGCTTTCGGTTGAGAAGGGATTGTTACGGGAGACGGAAATCGTTCAACACCAACTTGAGGCTTTACTAAAATGCGAC GTGATGGAGAATGAGCCAGAGAATGAAATCACTATAACTGTTTTCCGACTGCTTGTCTTGGATCTCTTGGCACTATTTCAGGTTCTCAACCAAGGACTCATCAGCATTCTTG GTAACTTTTTCGAAATGTCAAAGGTGGATGCCGAACGTGCTATGGCCATTTATCGGAAATTCACGAAGCAAACAGACTACGTCGTCCAATATCTGAGCGTAGCTCGTCAGCACGAACACCACACTCGAGTCGAGGTGCCGAAGCTCAAGCACGCTCCTGTCAATCTTGGACGCCAGCTGGAGGAGTATCTTCACGATCCCGATTTCGAGGTCCACCGAAGACAATATTTGGCCGAGCAGGACGTGAAGAAGATTGGTGGAGGTTCAAGCTCGAAGCAAGGAGGTctcagcaagaagaagagcacCGATTTCCCCGAACCAGCGTCCAACAACCCCTTTCCCAAAATCACCTCGTCTTCGAGCGGTAATAGGGCACCAGAGTCAAAACCGCAAGCCAACAAGGGTCCTGATCCCGATCTGATCGACTTCTTCGACTCTATCGAACAGAACCAGACACCGATGAGCATGAaccctcagcctcaacaacagactTTCCAACAGCAGCCGACAGGCATGCCGTTTCAACAGAACGGTTTCGCCGCTCAGCCTACTGGATTTGCCTCCAACAGTCCATtccaacagcctcagcaaACTGGGTTCATGCAACCGCAGCAACCTCAGATCCAGCAACCCCAGATCCAATTGCAGCCCGACTTCACCGGAGCTGGTTTCGGAGGGTTCACTCCTCAACAAGCCTTTCAACCAAGCTCACTCGCACCAATCCCTCAGGATTCAATGGCCAGCTTTCCCAACGCTGCCCCTCAGATTCAACAACCCGTTCAGAATGGATCGCCTCAGGGGCTTCAACCGATGCAAACAGGAAGCACCAACCCCTTCCGCCAGTCTATGCTCATGGCTCAACAAACGGgtcttccatcatctgctACAACACCTGCTCTAAATCGCCAATCTACAAACCCATTCGCTCGAACATCACCACAGCAAAACACTTCTCCTTTCGCCCAAGCTTCAAATTCGCCTTTCCAATCAccatctcctcaacagccacagCAACAACCTGCTCTTCAACCTACACCAACCGGCACAAACCCCTTTGCACGCAACTCCATGATGCCAGCGCCAAACCAAGAACAACGTCCACAAACAGCTGGCGCTGCTCTCGCTCCTCAACCGACCGGTACAACCAACCCCTTCCGAAACGGCGCCTTTGTCAACCACAACACAGGTATGGGATGGCAAGCTAACCAGCAGCCTATCGGAGGAGGCCTCGACCAACTCCCAACAGTACCTGTATTCCCTCGTCCAGCTCAACAGACACCTTGGCAGCAATAA
- a CDS encoding hypothetical protein (At least one base has a quality score < 10) has protein sequence MSSSFEKSVKGATKIKNAPPKTKYIEHILVATHSGEAGVGEVFRALTYRLRDSTWTVVFKSLITVHLMIREGSPDVTLAFLSTHRNVLAISSFTDAQIQGRNIRHYAHYLAERARAYEKTKTDWVRASESRLEKLSVEKGLLRETEIVQHQLEALLKCDVMENEPENEITITVFRLLVLDLLALFQVLNQGLISILGNFFEMSKVDAERAMAIYRKFTKQTDYVVQYLSVARQHEHHTRVEVPKLKHAPVNLGRQLEEYLHDPDFEVHRRQYLAEQDVKKIGGGSSSKQGGLSKKKSTDFPEPASNNPFPKITSSSSGNRAPESKPQANKGPDPDLIDFFDSIEQNQTPMSMNPQPQQQTFQQQPTGMPFQQNGFAAQPTGFASNSPFQQPQQTGFMQPQQPQIQQPQIQLQPDFTGAGFGGFTPQQAFQPSSLAPIPQDSMASFPNAAPQIQQPVQNGSPQGLQPMQTGSTNPFRQSMLMAQQTGLPSSATTPALNRQSTNPFARTSPQQNTSPFAQASNSPFQSPSPQQPQQQPALQPTPTGTNPFARNSMMPAPNQEQRPQTAGAALAPQPTGTTNPFRNGAFVNHNTGMGWQANQQPIGGGLDQLPTVPVFPRPAQQTPWQQ, from the exons ATGTCAAGCTCCTTCGAAAAGTCCGTCAAGGGCGCAACGAAGATCAAG AATGCTCCCCCAAAGACGAAATACATCGAACACATTCTCGTAGCTACCCATTCCGGCGAAGCTGGCGTCGGCGAGGTCTTTCGCGCTCTCACATACCGTCTCCGCGATTCAACATGGACCGTCGTCTTCAAAAGTCTAATTACTGTTCACCTGATGATCAGAGAGGGATCTCCCGATGTTACACTCGCCTTCCTTTCGACGCATCGCAATGTGCTAGCGATTAGCAGCTTTACAGATG CACAAATCCAAGGACGAAACATTCGACATTATGCCCACTACCTAGCTGAGCGAGCTCGCGCATAcgagaagacgaagacggaTTGGGTGCGCGCTTCTGAGTCAAGACTTGAGAAGCTTTCGGTTGAGAAGGGATTGTTACGGGAGACGGAAATCGTTCAACACCAACTTGAGGCTTTACTAAAATGCGAC GTGATGGAGAATGAGCCAGAGAATGAAATCACTATAACTGTTTTCCGACTGCTTGTCTTGGATCTCTTGGCACTATTTCAGGTTCTCAACCAAGGACTCATCAGCATTCTTG GTAACTTTTTCGAAATGTCAAAGGTGGATGCCGAACGTGCTATGGCCATTTATCGGAAATTCACGAAGCAAACAGACTACGTCGTCCAATATCTGAGCGTAGCTCGTCAGCACGAACACCACACTCGAGTCGAGGTGCCGAAGCTCAAGCACGCTCCTGTCAATCTTGGACGCCAGCTGGAGGAGTATCTTCACGATCCCGATTTCGAGGTCCACCGAAGACAATATTTGGCCGAGCAGGACGTGAAGAAGATTGGTGGAGGTTCAAGCTCGAAGCAAGGAGGTctcagcaagaagaagagcacCGATTTCCCCGAACCAGCGTCCAACAACCCCTTTCCCAAAATCACCTCGTCTTCGAGCGGTAATAGGGCACCAGAGTCAAAACCGCAAGCCAACAAGGGTCCTGATCCCGATCTGATCGACTTCTTCGACTCTATCGAACAGAACCAGACACCGATGAGCATGAaccctcagcctcaacaacagactTTCCAACAGCAGCCGACAGGCATGCCGTTTCAACAGAACGGTTTCGCCGCTCAGCCTACTGGATTTGCCTCCAACAGTCCATtccaacagcctcagcaaACTGGGTTCATGCAACCGCAGCAACCTCAGATCCAGCAACCCCAGATCCAATTGCAGCCCGACTTCACCGGAGCTGGTTTCGGAGGGTTCACTCCTCAACAAGCCTTTCAACCAAGCTCACTCGCACCAATCCCTCAGGATTCAATGGCCAGCTTTCCCAACGCTGCCCCTCAGATTCAACAACCCGTTCAGAATGGATCGCCTCAGGGGCTTCAACCGATGCAAACAGGAAGCACCAACCCCTTCCGCCAGTCTATGCTCATGGCTCAACAAACGGgtcttccatcatctgctACAACACCTGCTCTAAATCGCCAATCTACAAACCCATTCGCTCGAACATCACCACAGCAAAACACTTCTCCTTTCGCCCAAGCTTCAAATTCGCCTTTCCAATCAccatctcctcaacagccacagCAACAACCTGCTCTTCAACCTACACCAACCGGCACAAACCCCTTTGCACGCAACTCCATGATGCCAGCGCCAAACCAAGAACAACGTCCACAAACAGCTGGCGCTGCTCTCGCTCCTCAACCGACCGGTACAACCAACCCCTTCCGAAACGGCGCCTTTGTCAACCACAACACAGGTATGGGATGGCAAGCTAACCAGCAGCCTATCGGAGGAGGCCTCGACCAACTCCCAACAGTACCTGTATTCCCTCGTCCAGCTCAACAGACACCTTGGCAGCAATAA
- a CDS encoding hypothetical protein (At least one base has a quality score < 10), whose amino-acid sequence MRTWFGRGKKLQRAVTSCCLCAFVLYGYDQGVFGGILENEDWLRQFNDPGDTLTGFITSSYNLGCLLGCFKNFFVGEKLGRRWTIWVAMGWILVGAALQATAFTRGHLIAGRIVTGVGTGLKTSTVPMYQSELCEGTKRGRLVSAEVMFVGIGIAFAYWWDFAFSFVGGPFAWRWPLAFQAVFAFWVIFVVFGVPESPRWLLNHGKRQEAIEVLSAVYDKPIDHPDILREVESIEAALSMEAEAEGSTSWASTFRKDKVSTRYRVFLAWFVQFMNQAGGINLVVYYILTVLTANVGLEHRLAQIIAGCIQLMFPIGSLLPTLALDKMGRRSTMMWGSAGLSFSMMMVAALLSQVDDTSRGEHLLLDQ is encoded by the exons ATGAGAACTTGGTTCGGTCGTGGCAAGAAACTGCAGCGTGCGGTAACATCATGCTGTCTTTGCGCTTTTGTTCTTTATGGCTATGACCAAGGTGTCTTCGGTGGCATTCTTGAGAATGAGGATTGGCTGCGACAGTTCAATGATCCTGGTGATACTTTGACTGGATTCATTACCTCAAGCTATAATCTGGGCTGTTTGCTGGGATGCTTTAAGAATTTCTTCGTTGGCGAGAAGCTTGGTAGAAGATGGACTATTTGGGTGGCCATGGGCTGGATCCTTGTTGGAGCTGCTTTGCAAGCCACAGCTTTCACACGAGGACATCTCATCGCTGGGAGAATCGTCACCGGCGTGGGCACCGGTCTCAAGACATCTACTGTTCCGAT GTACCAATCCGAACTTTGTGAGGGCACAAAGCGTGGTCGTCTTGTCTCCGCAGAAGTCATGTTCGTCGGCATCGGCATCGCCTTCGCATACTGGTGGGACTTTGCATTTAGCTTCGTCGGCGGACCATTCGCATGGCGTTGGCCTCTCGCGTTTCAAGCTGTCTTTGCCTTCTGGGTCATCTTTGTCGTATTTGGTGTACCTGAGTCGCCTCGTTGGTTACTAAACCACGGGAAGAGACAAGAGGCCATAGAAGTGCTATCAGCGGTCTATGATAAACCAATTGATCACCCTGATATTCTGCGAGAAGTCGAATCAATCGAGGCAGCTTTGTCGATGGAGGCGGAGGCCGAGGGAAGTACTTCTTGGGCTTCGACTTTTAGGAAGGACAAGGTCAGCACTAGATATCGGGTCTTCCTTGCCTGGTTTGTGCAGTTCATGAATCAAGCCGGTGGTATAAATTTGGTTGTTTACTATATCTTGA CTGTCCTGACGGCCAACGTCGGACTCGAGCATAGACTTGCCCAGATCATCGCGGGGTGTATTCAACTAATGTTCCCTATCGGGTCTCTACTCCCCACTCTGGCTTTGGACAAGATGGGTCGTCGATCTACCATGATGTGGGGATCTGCTGGGCTGTCattctcaatgatgatggtAGCCGCACTCCTGTCTCAGGTTGATGATACATCGCGAGGCGAGCATTTGCTGCTGGATCAGTAG